One Cricetulus griseus strain 17A/GY chromosome 5, alternate assembly CriGri-PICRH-1.0, whole genome shotgun sequence genomic window carries:
- the Sele gene encoding LOW QUALITY PROTEIN: E-selectin (The sequence of the model RefSeq protein was modified relative to this genomic sequence to represent the inferred CDS: inserted 2 bases in 1 codon; substituted 1 base at 1 genomic stop codon), giving the protein MNASQFLFTLTFVLLTGESNAWYYNTSIELMTYDEASAYCQQRYTHLVAIQNREEISYLNSNLKYSPSYYWIGIRKVDNVWVWVGTQKPLTEEAKNWAPGEPNNKQRNEDCVEIYIKRRKDPGMWNDERCDKKKLALCYTASCTPASCSGHGECVETINSYTCKCHPGFLGPNCEQGKSCPPQKHPDHGSLNCIRPVGLFSSNSSCSFSCERVYLPSSTETTMQCMSYGEWSVPTPACHMVECEALTHPDNGVRKCSSNSGSFPWNTTCTFDCDEGYRRVGAQNLQCTSSGFWDNEKPSCKVVTCDAIPWPRHGSVRCSNSTSGEFAFKSCCNLTCKQGFMLEGPAQVECSAEGQWTPHIPVCKAIKFNSLYSKGKNVTYCEFHCEREATEYLCGLVTLRHLLXPNAHTSEWXPSLPAVKCDAVPQPQNGTVECAHATTGKFTYKSSCAFQCNRGFNLHGSAQLECTSQGLWTQEVPSCQVVQCSTLEVPGKMNMSCSGATVFGTICEFTCPDGWTLNGSAILTCGATGHWSGMLPTCEAPTGPNRPLVVALSMAVTSLLASSSFLYLLLRYFRKKAKKFVPASSCQSLQSFGNYQAPAHII; this is encoded by the exons ATGAATGCCTCACAGTTTCTCTTCACTCTCACTTTTG TGCTTCTCACTGGAGAGAGCAATGCTTGGTATTACAACACCTCCATCGAACTCATGACATATGATGAAGCCAGTGCATATTGTCAACAGAGGTACACACATCTGGTGGCAATTCAGAACAGAGAAGAGATCAGTTACCTAAACTCCAATCTGAAATACTCACCAAGTTATTACTGGATCGGAATCAGAAAAGTCGACAACGTATGGGTCTGGGTGGGAACCCAAAAGCCTCTGACTGAGGAGGCTAAGAATTGGGCACCAGGTGAACCGAACAACAAGCAAAGAAATGAGGACTGTGTAGAAATCTACATCAAAAGGCGCAAAGACCCAGGCATGTGGAATGACGAGAGATGTGACAAAAAGAAACTGGCCCTGTGCTACACAG CTTCCTGTACCCCTGCATCCTGCAGTGGTCATGGTGAATGTGTAGAGACCATCAACAGTTACACTTGCAAGTGCCACCCTGGCTTCCTTGGACCCAACTGTGAGCAAGGTAAGTCTTGCCCTC CACAGAAACACCCTGACCATGGAAGCCTGAACTGCATCCGTCCTGTTGGCCTCTTCAGCTCTAATTCCTCCTGCTCTTTCAGCTGTGAAAGGGTCTACCTGCCCAGCAGCACAGAGACCACCATGCAGTGTATGTCCTATGGAGAATGGAGTGTGCCTACTCCAGCCTGCCATA TGGTTGAATGTGAAGCTTTGACACATCCTGACAATGGAGTCAGGAAATGTTCCTCAAATTCTGGTAGCTTCCCATGGAACACGACCTGTACATTTGACTGTGACGAAGGGTACAGGCGAGTTGGAGCTCAGAATCTACAGTGTACCTCATCTGGCTTTTGGGACAATGAGAAGCCATCATGCAAAG TTGTGACCTGTGATGCCATCCCTTGGCCTCGGCATGGCTCTGTGAGATGCAGCAACTCAACATCTGGAGAATTTGCCTTTAAGTCATGCTGCAACCTCACCTGTAAGCAAGGTTTCATGTTGGAGGGGCCAGCCCAAGTCGAATGCAGTGCAGAAGGGCAGTGGACACCACACATACCAGTGTGCAAAG caataaaatttaaTTCACTTTATAGCAAGGGCAAGAATGTGACATACTGTGAATTTCACTGTGAGAGAGAAGCTACTGAATATCTTTGTGGCTTGGTTACCCTAAGACACCTATTATAGCCCAATGCTCACACCTCTGAATG CCCCTCTCTTCCAGCTGTGAAATGTGATGCTGTCCCTCAGCCCCAGAATGGTACCGTGGAGTGTGCTCATGCTACTACTGGAAAATTCACCTACAAGTCCTCATGTGCCTTTCAATGCAACAGGGGCTTTAATTTACATGGATCGGCTCAACTTGAATGCACATCCCAGGGACTGTGGACCCAGGAGGTGCCCTCCTGCCAAG TGGTACAGTGTTCAACCCTTGAAGTTCCAGGAAAGATGAACATGAGCTGCAGCGGGGCAACAGTTTTTGGCACCATATGTGAATTTACATGTCCCGATGGATGGACACTGAATGGATCTGCAATTCTGACGTGTGGTGCCACAGGACACTGGTCTGGGATGCTGCCTACGTGTGAAG CCCCCACAGGCCCCAACCGGCCCCTGGTAGTTGCACTTTCTATGGCAGTAACCTCACTCCTAGCATCGTCCTCATTTCTCTACTTGTTGCTGAGATACTTTCGGAAGAAAG cAAAGAAATTTGTTCCTGCAAG CAGCTGCCAAAGTCTTCAATCGTTTGGCAACTATCAAGCACCTGCTCACATCATTTAA